The genomic segment tcaacaccagggactgggagactagtaaggatcgaggcaaagatgaacggagcaaagtacagagagatccttgatgaaaacctactccagagctcaggacctcagactgggaagaatgttcaccttccaacaggacaatgaccctaagcacacagccaagacaacgcaggagtggctttgagacaagtctctgaatgtccttgagtggcccagccagagcccggacttgaacccgatctaacatctctggagagacctgaaaatagctgtgcagtgacactccccatccaacctgacagagcttgagaggatcagcagagaagaatgggagaaactccccaaatacaggtgtgccaagcttgtagcgtcacacccaagaagactcaaggctgtaatcactgccaaaggtgcttcaacgaagtactgagtaaagcatctcaatacttatgtaaatgtgatatttcagtttttttttttttatatacatttgtcccccccccccaaaaaaagaaaatggggtactgtgtgtagattgacgaggaaaaaaacgaatttaatcaattttagaataaggctgtaacgtaacaaaatgtggaaaaagtgaagtggtctgaatactttccaaatgcactgtacctgTAAAATCACAGCCTTCAAGCCTTTGAGTTGTAAGAGCCAGACTGGGTGTTCACTAAAACCACCTTCAGTGTGAGACTGTCAGAAGCAGTGAACTCACGTGGTTCGTAGGGGTGTGGCTGCAGACAGTTGATAACGTGCTGGTCTGCCTCCAGCAGCATTAGgtgttcccctgtctctctgtcccagatGAAGATATGACCACAGTCTGAGCCGCTCAGCACAAACTGGTCACCCCAGAAACAACACTGATTGGtctataaacaacaacaacaacaaaagcttGAATGAGTATTCCACATAGCTACTTCTCAATAACTAAAGCATTGTATGTTAAATATAGCTGACAAGAAGTTGAAGCCGTTATCACCACATATTGCCCAAGGTCCCCCTCTGGTGGACTAAATCATTAATTCAAGCTTGTCTTAATCCTCAGTACTGTTATACTGTGCTGTACCATAGTCCTGGAGTTACGGTGGCCCTTGTAGATCTTTTCTACTGAGGGCTTCCCGATACGGCGAGTCTCGCAATCCGCCAACTCTTTCTTCTCTTTCCGCCGCCGAAAAATCTCCTGGATCCGCGCAGCAGCAGAGCGCCTTTCGGAGGGATATACAACATGTCTGTAGAGTCATTCAATCCAATCAAAGTCAAGCCACATGACAAGTGTAACTTCTGTATCGCAGCTTTGATTGAATGCACTGAGCAACAAGGAAACGCCCAACATCAGCATGCCAGTTCCTACTGTTCTATCAACGTTATTTAAACTACTGATCTGACACATCTATTGTTAGTGATGAAGAACTCATGCTTAGTTGTTGTTGCCATGGCAAATAATTACCTGAGTACTCTTTCCCCTAATTCTGATCCTCTCAAATTAAATCTATGGAAGGAAGGGAACAACACATCCACTTTAATAGCCAGACATGACTCTAGTAGTTCAATGATTAACTGTGTAGGCCAGCTATGTCTCAGTCAATGCAATCATAGTACCATACCTTTGCATCCATTCCCCAGGGGGCTGTGGTGTGGGCTCCTCTCCCATGCCCCCCACCTCTGACTGATTGAGGGATGAGATCTGCCTGGTGTCGGACACCTGCTCTGGGCTCCTGATCCGCGGGGGTTCCCCCTGGTCGCTGGCGCCACCGCTGGAGATGTCCAGTTGGATGGTGCTGCTAGTGGTGCCCTGGTCGCTGTATGTCAGACTCAGGACTGGTTCCCCAGGAGGCGGTTGGAGACTTCCTGTCCCCATGCCACTCCTACGGCTCCCCGGGCTCTCCATGGAGGAGGAAAAGCTGGCTGTTGATGTTGGTTGAGACGGGGCTGGATTCCCTAGCACCAGAGCCTCCTGGTGATGCCCACTACCTTGTGGAGCTGCTGCAGGGTCTACCCTGGGTCGTGGCTGTGGGCGGGCTCCTCTGTTGTTCTGGGCCTCGCTGGCGTCCTCAAACCAGCGTGACAACATGTCTGACATCCTCTGCATCAGAGACACTCCAGGCCTGGACTCTCCTACAGGAGGAAGAGGGTTCAAAATCCATCATATTACTCATAGAAAGTGATGTGAAAGTTTACATAATCTAATAATATCATGCTTATGTATAATTGTATTGTGTGTTAATGCAATATATCCATGCAATATATCcatgcaatatatatatatatatatatatatatatattttttttttaaatgtaacctttatttaactaggcaagtcagataagaacaaattcttctcttagaccactgcaccactcgggagaaaTAGGACAGAGTGAGAGTGCACTTCTGTCATCGATAGCACACGTGTTGTGTCAGCTGTGCGTTTAGGTGAGTGGGGACTTAGTGGGGCGGGGAGCATCTCTtaccatccctctccctctcgctctctggccGTGACAGGGGTCCAGTGTCTGACCAGTCTCCTCTCAGACGCAGACGCTTCTGCTGAGTCTCCTTCTGCTAGGAGAGAAACACAGTGACATTTCACCACTCACAGCACAGCACGGGCACAGGCCTGACCAAAATAACCTCCCTTTCCCTATGGCTGAGACCCCccactcccctcctcttccctccattgGGGGCTCACATTCCCGGCCCTCACTGCCAGGTGGCTCTGGCAGGCGATACCAGGGGTCTCATACACAAGaaggagggggacagggaggttCATCTTAGTGCACATAGGTTACACTAGTTCTGTGGTGTTTGTACAGGAACCGTGACGTTACCTGGTGTTGTATGTATCGAGTTCTGCACAAAATATGCTGCCTCACCCTGCAGATTACCCAGAAGCCCTCTGGCTTATGTGTTCAGCAGCTGTGTGTGAGAACACAGCTCAAATGCCTTTCCCAGAACAGATTCAGACAGCAGACCGTTATCTACTGGTGAGGCAAAAATAGCCCAGAGATGGGACAACACATCACCCCCtcttgtcaacacacacacacacacacacacacacacacacacacacacacacacacacacacacacacacacacacacacacacacacacacacacacacacacacacacacacacacacacacacacatacacacacacacacacacacagcatgtcaTGTGGTAGAAGCTTCCAGAGACTGGTGTGAGCGCACAGATGCTTCCAGAGACTGGTGTGAGCGCACAGATGTTGTGTAAACACAAACTACATTCAATATTTGAATCCAGTCTTTAGTTCTGTGATACACAGTAAGTGAGAGGAATGTTCTCACCTTGTTATCCTGCGATGGTCCCTTCAGCTCGCGTCCCTTGTCATCTTTAGGGTCAAACAGGTAGAGATAGTCTGAGGCATAGCTGGCTAGCACCTCCCTGCCGTCCCTACTGTAGGCCAATGAGGTCACGCGACATGACTTGTTGACCAGGTGCCTCGGTACGAACCTCGCACACATCCCTGCCAccccacttcctgtctggaaacctGCAGAGTGGATGAGATGTATATAGGAAATTATTATTTTCCATACAGACCTTCAGAAGAAAATGTTATTCTCACCACTGAGCACAAAGACAATCAAACAGTGATTAACTATGTTATGTACTGTGGTAGTAGGATTCCTTCAAGACGACTGATATTGATTGAATTATTAGTTCATTTTTAGTTATGTGATTGTCTtgagttaataataataattattattatctgGTCGGTGCTTgattatatttgtcctgtttcacacaCGTACATTCTACACGTACATTCTAcacgtgtgaattggaaatgtgtttttagcATATCCCAAGTTCCCCTGAGACTCTCAgaggggtcacagccaggggccACCATTATCAACAGCGACCCTGGAGATGTTACCCTGCTCAAGGTCACGTCAAGACATTTTTTATCTTATCGGCTCCGGATTCAAACTAGAAACCTttatgttactggcccaacgctctaaacgctaggctacctgtagCCGCCGTTGAGGTTGTGCATACCTGTTGCTATGGTACCCAGCATTCTCCTGTCATAGATACGGACTGAGCTGTCAGAGCAGCCAGTAGCCAGATAGAAGGATTCCACAGGGGATATGGCCATGGATGTTACTGCTCGCCGACAGTCAATCAGGATGTCCtagtaaaaataaaagttaaagaaaACTTCATAAAGGGAACTCTGACATCGCTTGTTTGAGTAGTAGGTAAAACTGCTGGTAAAAATGGTGGCGAAAAGTCGTTAGTAAAAAGAAGTTGCCTTTATACATATGTAACTACATATTAACATGGTAGTAATAACATCATAGTTACATAAGAATTGTTCATTTGCCTGTAATAGAGTTGAGCTGTACTGTCATAACGCAAACCTACCTTTTTACAGTTAGTTTGCCAGCAGCCAGGAGAAACTCGGACATCAAACCAACGGATTGTTCCATCCTCTCCACAGGACAGGAAAGAATGAGGGTCGCTAGGTACCGTCAATATCTACCAATAGAAATAGACAGGTTTAGAATAGATATAGAACCTGCTCTGATTGGGCCGTCAAACAGAATTAGAATTCCTGTCTACTGATATATGTTCTGTGGGCTTTAGAATAGATGACTTTCACTGCAGCAACATGCCAAGGACTTATTTATGGTCCACATACCAGTCCTACCTTCCACAGCAATAACAGATGTTGAGGTAAATGTGATGTAGATGGAGATGTGATAGATTGGATACATTAATCAACTCTCTTTATTGAATTACACTCCGATGGTGATAAGATTCAAATGCTGGATAACACagactccccccccacccccccaccccccacctcgTAGGCGGCACCATTATGACAGTGGTACTGCAACACAGGGTCCATGTTGGAACCCCTCTCTACGTTGGTGAGGAAGATCTTGCCGTCGGCTGCTGCGGACACGATCATTCTGTCGTTGGTTTGGGGCATGAACTTGGCACTGAAGATATTGGATCGATGCCATGATGTAATGGATGCCTTGACCTGGAGAGTGGAGAAATAGTGGAGGACTTTATATTGGCACAtatattatctctctgtctcttctgcgTCCATTTGAACAACAGGTTGAAGCATGTGTTGTGCGGTGCCTTGATCATAAACAATGTTTTGGCCAAAAAAAACATCTTACTTTCCGGCTATATGGGTTCGTGATGACCAATTTGTCATCATCTGATCCAGATAAGATGTATTCTCCTGTGTCGTTCCAGCATATCGTATTGACCTGTCATGAAAAACAATAACAGTTTGAAAACACAGGATATCATACAATTATCACACTGCACTTACACTGTTAATCCCTTCTGTCAGGCATGTTGGTACTTACAGAGCCCGCATGGACATCAAGAGTGGCTTCAAGTTTCAGCCTTTGAACAAACTCTTTTCTTCCTACACGAAATCATTATGATACCATAAGAACAGTTTTAGGTATCCCATAAGGTAGTCCCTTTAACACAATTAGTATTTTATCCAACACAAATGTTTAAATACAATAAGTAGTCTTTGTAAAGTATGATTTTATATAAAACACTGCTAATAAAAGAACAGTCTGTCTTAGATCAGTTCCTAGCGCTATGCTGTTGTTAAACATGTTACTAACAAACTGACACATACAATGACAATAAAGTAGTATTTACACCATTTGTACATAACACATTTAATGAAAACGTTTGTCTCACCTAAGTAGTTACTCCTTGTAAAGTTGTTTATTTTGTTGGAACCGATGGTGCGTTTCCTAATATCCCAAATTAGATTGTTGGTACAGGGCATGGTGTCGAAACACTGTCGGCCTCACAAACAACACACTTTACGCAAGTATTACTGAAATATCTCCACCGAAAAAAAGTTTAAGTCATGGTGTCTGACAATTTAGGCTACAAATGAATTTCTTTCTGGACTCTTCTTCTGTTTTAGTTCAGTCGCTACAATTGTCTCAATTTTGTATCGTCGTCTGGCTGGCAGACTTTCTCGAATGAACAAATCTATAGAACACACTGAAAAGTTTCACGTTGGTCTGTCATGAAGAAGGTCGTGCTGATGGTATGTAGCCAGGGAACGTGAGCACTGCGCAGGCCCAGATTACCCCCTCACACAACTCCTTGTCCCTCCCTGTTTTGAGCCCGCTACTTCTTGAGCCCAAATATATTATTGAACTCTTTGTGATGATCGGCCTGTGAATTAGCCTGTGATAGTATGTGTTAGTTTTGGTCAAGGACAAATTATTATGGCAGAAATTAGTGcctagataataataataataataataataataataataatacattgaaTTTATAAAGTGCTTTTCTTTGAAAAACAATCTCAAAGTGCCACAGTATTTATATAATAAccttattataatattataataataaccATAGATTCTAGTTTCATCAGACAGAAACCACATCTTCCTACCTGTGTTAAATCCATTGCGTCAGTTGATCATGTGTTTCATGTCAATTGAAAGTGTGTCCAAGAGTCAGTGTGCCTGGCTTcagtttattttttacattgtaccATTTCCAATCACGTGTGTAATTCTTGGAAAGTGAATTAGGATAGGCTCACTGTTCCCTACCAATGGCAGTGGTTGTGGGGCGGAGTTAACGTTCAGTACATCCCCCCCTCCCCAATAATAGATGATTCCATCCAGTAAGCATCATAGATGACAGCCATGCCTGCTGTCAGCTAATGGTTCACACAATCTATTCTGTCTGATCAGTTCAAGTAGCCCAACGACAGGGTGTACCGGTGGTACAATAAAGCAAGTCGCATATAACTTTGATTCTAAACTGTTGGTGCCAAGTTTCAACAGTCACCAGACATGGCTTTAGTGGGAGTTAGAGCTTCATACCACAGGATTCTTAACCAGATAGAGCTTCTACTACCTGGTAAACTGAGACCCATTTACAACCATCCTGCAGGTAAGAACATGATCAATATTACAGCATCAGGTCCTACTAACCTGGCTGTATCACTCTCCTCATGGTGTCTATTGGTTCATGTCTCCTCATGTTGTCTATTGGTTCATGTCTCCTCATGTTGTCTATTGGTTCATGTCTCCTCATGTTGTCTATTGGTTCATGTCTCCTCATGTTGTCTATTGGTTCATGTCTCCTCATGTTGTCTATTGGTTCATGTCTCCTCATGTTGTCTATTGGTTCATGTCTCCTCATGTTGTCTATTGGTTCATGTCTCCTCATGTTGTCTATTGGTTCATGTCTCCTCATGTTGTCTATTGGTTCATGTCTCCTCATGTTGTCTATTGGTTCATGTCTCCTCATGTTGTCTATTGGTTCATGTCTCCTCATGGTGTCTATTGGTTCATGTCTCCTCATGTTGTCTATTGGTTCATGTCTCCTCATGGTGTCTATTGGTTCATGTCTCCTCATGTTGTCTATTGGTTCATGTCTCCTCATGTTGTCTATTGGTTCATGTCTCCTCATGTTGTCTATTGGTTCATGTCTCCTCATGGTGTCTATTGGTTCATGTCTCCTCATGTTGTCTATTGGTTCATGTCTCCTCATGTTGTCTATTGGTTCATGTCTCCTCATGGTGTCTATTGGTTCATGTCTCCTCATGTTGTCTATTGGTTCATGTCTCCTCATGTTGTCTATTGGTTCATGTCTCCTCATGTTGTCTATTGGTTCATGTCTAAAAGTCTCCCCATTTTCAGAATACACTTTCTCAATATTTAGAAAATGAGATAAGATAATGTATCATTATCACCTCTGGATGTATTCTACTCTTCTATTTGGTAAATAAGAGTGATGTTCAATATAGTGGGACTGTGACTGTCACTAACCTCACCCTTATGAAGTACATTATTTAATGGACAAAAGAATGAGTAAACTTACAGTAGCAGTATATCGGGGTTGGTGAATGGACCCCTGGTCACGAGTGACCTCTGTGATGGGGTCATCGTCAATAGAACAAACATAGTTTTATTATAGTAGTGTTGGAATTGTTTCAATGTGACTGGAGGAGTGTGTAGCTGATTATAACTTTGAGGTTAATGAGGACAAACAGTCTTGATGCTGCCCAGTCTGTCTGTCACATGCAAACTATCTGAACGTTGATGAGCTAGTACACAGGGCTCTTCTTCCAGTCCTGGGGAGATAACAGAGACGGACTGGTCATAGggcaattctggcaaatgccagatgggctggtccatctTTAGCCTGGTGGGCCTGTCAAAATTGTGAGTTTTGACAAAATTATAATTATTTGGCTAATATCTGGGGTCTCAAGGGGAAAAATGGGCCTGTGTGTTAGAAATGCTTGGGAcaatttctggtcccagtccgtCCCTAGGAGTTAGGGCTGATCTCTGAGCTATAGAAGAGTGGTACACAGAAGGTTGTTCCAAGCAGGGGTTCTCCATTCCTGGTTCATGGGATGTTGTTAATAAGAAAATAGGTTGGCACCATGATAAAGCAGAGAGATGTAAAAGCACAACACATTAATAACAATCTATAGTTGATAAAACAACCAGCCTAGCTATCAAATAGACAAGAGAAGGGAAGACTATGAATGGACAATAGGCGTGTAACTAAATGACGTGCATGCCACTACATGCTGGCACTCTTCATTAAATTATCCCCCTTGGCAAGTTTTCAATTGGCACGGCATTGAAGTACAGGCAGGGGAAGGACAGAGACAAGCTGAGGGCACCAGAATGACAACAGNNNNNNNNNNNNNNNNNNNNNNNNNNNNNNNNNNNNNNNNNNNNNNNNNNNNNNNNNNNNNNNNNNNNNNNNNNNNNNNNNNNNNNNNNNNNNNNNNNNNNNNNNNNNNNNNNNNNNNNNNNNNNNNNNNNNNNNNNNNNNNNNNNNNNNNNNNNNNNNNNNNNNNNNNNNNNNNNNNNNNNNNNNNNNNNNNNNNNNNNNNNNNNNNNNNNNNNNNNNNNNNNNNNNNNNNNNNNNNNNNNNNNNNNNNNNNNNNNNNNNNNNNNNNNNNNNNNNNNNNNNNNNNNNNNNNNNNNNNNNNNNNNNNNNNNNNNNNNNNNNNNNNNNNNNNNNNNNNNNNNNNNNNNNNNNNNNNNNNNNNNNNNNNNNNNNNNNNNNNNNNNNNNNNNNNNNNNNNNNNNNNNNNNNNNNNNNNNNNNNNNNNNNNNNNNNNNNNNNNNNNNNNNNNNNNNNNNNNNNNNNNNNNNNNNNNNNNNNNNNNNNNNNNNNNNNNNNNNNNNTTCTCCATTTTGTTTTTATAACCACACATCTTTTTTTTACCATAGTAATGGTGCCACTAATGTCCTCTCAAATGCTTACCAATTAAATGTTGTTGAAAGAAATCGAACAAATGTTTTGTCCACTTTGCATTATAGCTTTTTCAGTGTGATGTGCTGGACAAATGTTTGGACCTCTTTACTGGTTCAGACCAATGCCAGTTTGTCTTCATGGTTTATTGGGCCCAGGACCATCGTTGGTTCCTGTAAGTGAGGTtggtgtcttttttttttttttttgctgcccagctctttttttttctttttttttaaccctGCTCCTAGTTCCACTGTCTTGTCCTGTAGAGATGACGTCATGATGATTGTGTTGTAGGAATGTGAGCGTTACCTTTTTGTGTGATGACATGCAAGGTTACCTGTATCACCAGATTATTCAAAGACACGGTATATCATCAGGAGTTTGACTGCGTCTTCTCAAATATATAAAGACGTCAGTTCTGCACATTTGGCTAAGGGTCTGCACAGTGCATTCATTAACTATAGTACTCTTCTCTTAACAGTATGTATAACTCACTCATTAATGCTGAAATATTGACTGTAAAATGTCTGAGTAACTGACTCCAGAGTACTTTCTTTTCCCAAGAATCAGCTGGACAGGTTGTGGCTCTTTCTGTTGATCCTACAGACTCCTTGTGTAACAGCTGTCTTAACACACGGAACATTTTTAAAGTAATGTACATTTATATCAATAAAAATCCCCAATATGATGGATTGTATACATTATGCCGTTATAAAACTACCTACCACTGGGTGAATGCCATTGAGATCATGCATTATAAAGCACATATGGCATCTGAAATTAATTTATTTTCTCAGCAAATTGATAGCTAGATTAAAATGTATGCATGGTTTATGAATACCTAAGGTTACGTAATGAGTTTGGAGCCAGACTGACTGTTCAAATAATAATTCGtattttatttaaacttttatttaaccttttttgaCAGTGAGTCATTCTgaaaccaaggtctcttttacaaatgAGCCCTGTATACACATCAacgtcaatatacacatcaatattaaTGGGCAGAATCTGATTTAGAAAATGTAATATCACTTTGGTAAGTATACCAGCCTGTGTGCCTCATTTCAAAGAAAAAATGGTCACTTATTTTGTTGCCTTAGAGACGAACCCCCTCGTTGCTCTCATTTAATTGGCCGAAGGTTCTGTCGTCATTTTACTGCGACTCACAAAATTTTCACTTGGTTTTCCATATTGCTGTCAGATCAATCTACTAGCGACTATGGTGCGTGGAGGTCACGTTTTGGTGTGTTTTTATTTTGGTTGACATGTCTCAACTATATCCCACGATCTTACTTTGTGTTTATGGATTCTTCTCTAATCTCCGACCTTCTGAGCCTTTCTTAACTGCGTTTTTGATGGGCCCTGATAAAAACCTTACTGAAACAGAGGTAAGTGGAAGGACGAGCATTAGCTTCTTGTTCATTGTGCAACAAGCAACTGCATTTAGCTAGCTAAATCTACAAAATAACGTATTGTTTACATGGGAATATCTGTAACGCTAATGAAATCATATgctaatgttatatatattttttttacatttctttatATCACCAATATAACGTTACAGCCAAGAGAACCGTTGGCTCTTCTGTAATATTATTTTACTAACATTGTTTCTGTGTCCTCGTGCTAATCCAGTTTGACTGCAATCCTTGAAATATTTTCTTAATAGGACCACTAGCTCATGTGGTCTCAAATCCTTTGAAAAAAAGTCTCAAATCCGGAAATAATTGCTTTCCCCTTGTGGCACCAATGAAGAAAGTTAGCCTAGTTAACTAATATGGAGGTTACTTATTGCTTTGTAATAGTTAAACAGGCAGCAACCTTGAATATTAGCGTTAcatcacatttttgtccattggaagcatttatttattttgtcctTAGGAGTGAATTACAATAACATGGCTGACGTTGTCTACTTATCCTCTGTCCACAGCTTGTAAATGAAATCTACCCAATATGGACCTATTCCTACCTTGTGTTACTCTTCCCAGTCTTCCTGGCCACGGACTACCTGTGTTACAAGCCTGTGCTGATCCTGCAGGCGGTGAGCTTGGTCGTGACCTACGTTATGCTAGTGAAGGCCCAGGGCGTGCTGGCCATGCAGCTTCTGGAGGTGTTCTTTGGCCTTGCCACTGCCACAGACATAGCCTACTACTCTTACATCTACAGTGTGGTGGAGCCGGCCCAGTACCAGAGAGTCACTGGCTACTGTCGTAGTATTACGTTACTGGGCTCTGCCGCTGGCTCGCTGGCTGGGCAGCTGCTAGTGTCTGTGGCTCAGATCCCGCTGCTCTACCTCAGTATTATCACATTGGTGTCGGCCGTCTTGGCCTTCGTGGCGCCCTGGTTTTTGCCCATGCCCGGTAAGAGCTTGTTCTTCCATAAGA from the Salvelinus fontinalis isolate EN_2023a unplaced genomic scaffold, ASM2944872v1 scaffold_0074, whole genome shotgun sequence genome contains:
- the LOC129842918 gene encoding DDB1- and CUL4-associated factor 6-like isoform X3, with amino-acid sequence MPCTNNLIWDIRKRTIGSNKINNFTRSNYLGRKEFVQRLKLEATLDVHAGSVNTICWNDTGEYILSGSDDDKLVITNPYSRKVKASITSWHRSNIFSAKFMPQTNDRMIVSAAADGKIFLTNVERGSNMDPVLQYHCHNGAAYEILTVPSDPHSFLSCGEDGTIRWFDVRVSPGCWQTNCKKDILIDCRRAVTSMAISPVESFYLATGCSDSSVRIYDRRMLGTIATGFQTGSGVAGMCARFVPRHLVNKSCRVTSLAYSRDGREVLASYASDYLYLFDPKDDKGRELKGPSQDNKQKETQQKRLRLRGDWSDTGPLSRPESERERDGESRPGVSLMQRMSDMLSRWFEDASEAQNNRGARPQPRPRVDPAAAPQGSGHHQEALVLGNPAPSQPTSTASFSSSMESPGSRRSGMGTGSLQPPPGEPVLSLTYSDQGTTSSTIQLDISSGGASDQGEPPRIRSPEQVSDTRQISSLNQSEVGGMGEEPTPQPPGEWMQRFNLRGSELGERVLRRSAAARIQEIFRRRKEKKELADCETRRIGKPSVEKIYKGHRNSRTMTNQCCFWGDQFVLSGSDCGHIFIWDRETGEHLMLLEADQHVINCLQPHPYEPLLATSGIDSNIKIWSPMEESPSFNRVLAEEVTFRNELMLEETRNTISVPASFMLRMLAQLNHSITAESEDNEEDE
- the LOC129842918 gene encoding DDB1- and CUL4-associated factor 6-like isoform X2, which encodes MPCTNNLIWDIRKRTIGSNKINNFTRSNYLGRKEFVQRLKLEATLDVHAGSVNTICWNDTGEYILSGSDDDKLVITNPYSRKVKASITSWHRSNIFSAKFMPQTNDRMIVSAAADGKIFLTNVERGSNMDPVLQYHCHNGAAYEILTVPSDPHSFLSCGEDGTIRWFDVRVSPGCWQTNCKKDILIDCRRAVTSMAISPVESFYLATGCSDSSVRIYDRRMLGTIATGFQTGSGVAGMCARFVPRHLVNKSCRVTSLAYSRDGREVLASYASDYLYLFDPKDDKGRELKGPSQDNKKETQQKRLRLRGDWSDTGPLSRPESERERDGESRPGVSLMQRMSDMLSRWFEDASEAQNNRGARPQPRPRVDPAAAPQGSGHHQEALVLGNPAPSQPTSTASFSSSMESPGSRRSGMGTGSLQPPPGEPVLSLTYSDQGTTSSTIQLDISSGGASDQGEPPRIRSPEQVSDTRQISSLNQSEVGGMGEEPTPQPPGEWMQRFNLRGSELGERVLRHVVYPSERRSAAARIQEIFRRRKEKKELADCETRRIGKPSVEKIYKGHRNSRTMTNQCCFWGDQFVLSGSDCGHIFIWDRETGEHLMLLEADQHVINCLQPHPYEPLLATSGIDSNIKIWSPMEESPSFNRVLAEEVTFRNELMLEETRNTISVPASFMLRMLAQLNHSITAESEDNEEDE
- the LOC129842918 gene encoding DDB1- and CUL4-associated factor 6-like isoform X1, with translation MPCTNNLIWDIRKRTIGSNKINNFTRSNYLGRKEFVQRLKLEATLDVHAGSVNTICWNDTGEYILSGSDDDKLVITNPYSRKVKASITSWHRSNIFSAKFMPQTNDRMIVSAAADGKIFLTNVERGSNMDPVLQYHCHNGAAYEILTVPSDPHSFLSCGEDGTIRWFDVRVSPGCWQTNCKKDILIDCRRAVTSMAISPVESFYLATGCSDSSVRIYDRRMLGTIATGFQTGSGVAGMCARFVPRHLVNKSCRVTSLAYSRDGREVLASYASDYLYLFDPKDDKGRELKGPSQDNKQKETQQKRLRLRGDWSDTGPLSRPESERERDGESRPGVSLMQRMSDMLSRWFEDASEAQNNRGARPQPRPRVDPAAAPQGSGHHQEALVLGNPAPSQPTSTASFSSSMESPGSRRSGMGTGSLQPPPGEPVLSLTYSDQGTTSSTIQLDISSGGASDQGEPPRIRSPEQVSDTRQISSLNQSEVGGMGEEPTPQPPGEWMQRFNLRGSELGERVLRHVVYPSERRSAAARIQEIFRRRKEKKELADCETRRIGKPSVEKIYKGHRNSRTMTNQCCFWGDQFVLSGSDCGHIFIWDRETGEHLMLLEADQHVINCLQPHPYEPLLATSGIDSNIKIWSPMEESPSFNRVLAEEVTFRNELMLEETRNTISVPASFMLRMLAQLNHSITAESEDNEEDE
- the LOC129842918 gene encoding DDB1- and CUL4-associated factor 6-like isoform X4; protein product: MPCTNNLIWDIRKRTIGSNKINNFTRSNYLGRKEFVQRLKLEATLDVHAGSVNTICWNDTGEYILSGSDDDKLVITNPYSRKVKASITSWHRSNIFSAKFMPQTNDRMIVSAAADGKIFLTNVERGSNMDPVLQYHCHNGAAYEILTVPSDPHSFLSCGEDGTIRWFDVRVSPGCWQTNCKKDILIDCRRAVTSMAISPVESFYLATGCSDSSVRIYDRRMLGTIATGFQTGSGVAGMCARFVPRHLVNKSCRVTSLAYSRDGREVLASYASDYLYLFDPKDDKGRELKGPSQDNKKETQQKRLRLRGDWSDTGPLSRPESERERDGESRPGVSLMQRMSDMLSRWFEDASEAQNNRGARPQPRPRVDPAAAPQGSGHHQEALVLGNPAPSQPTSTASFSSSMESPGSRRSGMGTGSLQPPPGEPVLSLTYSDQGTTSSTIQLDISSGGASDQGEPPRIRSPEQVSDTRQISSLNQSEVGGMGEEPTPQPPGEWMQRFNLRGSELGERVLRRSAAARIQEIFRRRKEKKELADCETRRIGKPSVEKIYKGHRNSRTMTNQCCFWGDQFVLSGSDCGHIFIWDRETGEHLMLLEADQHVINCLQPHPYEPLLATSGIDSNIKIWSPMEESPSFNRVLAEEVTFRNELMLEETRNTISVPASFMLRMLAQLNHSITAESEDNEEDE